In the genome of Dioscorea cayenensis subsp. rotundata cultivar TDr96_F1 chromosome 1, TDr96_F1_v2_PseudoChromosome.rev07_lg8_w22 25.fasta, whole genome shotgun sequence, one region contains:
- the LOC120262103 gene encoding RING-H2 finger protein ATL52-like encodes IIIFITIFITIITTVHFSVFHYSPSNFFYFSKHHSNGEPRILDAIREPSSSSSSSPPPIDNCSQGICGSRCLQFCTRVYLPTPPTFDDDDSGGNSGLSPLVIAVIAGVLASLFLLCCYLILSKRRRRQLARWRHRPDVVADEEIAAEAARREPAAAGDGLDQTLINRIAACKYRQSEGLVGGTDCSVCLTEFQEGESLRLLPECTHAFHVACIDTWLKNHSNCPICRSNIVWMASAEERVVVVENPGRARGAGGGGGGGETNLRSNGNV; translated from the coding sequence atcatcatcttcatcaccatcttcatcaccatcatcaccaccGTCCATTTCTCAGTTTTTCACTATAGTCCCTCaaacttcttttatttctctaaaCACCACTCTAATGGCGAGCCCAGGATCTTGGACGCCATTAGAGaaccctcctcctcctcctcctcctcccctccCCCCATCGACAACTGCTCACAGGGCATCTGTGGCTCGCGCTGCTTGCAGTTCTGCACTCGCGTCTACCTCCCCACTCCGCCCACCTTCGACGACGATGACTCTGGTGGCAACTCTGGCCTCTCACCGCTTGTTATAGCTGTGATCGCTGGCGTGCTTGCGAGCTTGTTTCTTCTTTGCTGTTATCTCATCCTTTCCAAGCGCCGCCGCCGACAACTAGCACGGTGGCGGCACCGGCCTGATGTTGTGGCGGATGAAGAGATCGCGGCGGAGGCGGCAAGGAGGGAGCCAGCGGCCGCCGGAGATGGGCTTGATCAGACGTTGATTAATAGGATCGCCGCGTGTAAGTATCGGCAGAGCGAGGGGTTGGTCGGCGGGACTGATTGCTCGGTTTGCTTGACGGAATTTCAGGAAGGTGAGAGCTTGCGGTTGTTGCCTGAGTGTACCCATGCTTTCCATGTTGCTTGCATCGATACTTGGTTGAAGAACCACTCCAATTGCCCGATTTGCCGTTCTAACATCGTCTGGATGGCGTCGGCTGAGGAGAGAGTCGTGGTTGTGGAGAATCCGGGAAGAGCTCGAGGagcaggaggaggaggaggaggaggagagacgAATTTGAGGAGCAATGGGAATGTATAA
- the LOC120272755 gene encoding armadillo repeat-containing protein 7 isoform X2, with product MFTNDRRQAERTGRHGTPRSQYLQELVTQFQNTNNEEAKEKIVAHLANFAYDPYNYAFLRQLNVLELFLDCITEPNEKLVEFGIGGICNAYPANAAVVCQCGGLPLVIQCLSSPARNTVNYALGALYYLCYGSFKEEILKPEVVELIEKYAATDTSVSFRNLANAFLDAHVKQR from the exons ATGTTTACCAATGATCGGCGGCAGGCGGAGCGGACGGGGAGGCACGGAACCCCCAGATCCCAATACCTCCAG GAGCTCGTGACCCAATTTCAGAACACAAACAATGAGG AGGCCAAGGAAAAGATTGTTGCTCATTTGGCTAACTTTGCATATGATCCTTACAACTATGCATTTCTTCGCCAG CTTAATGTCTTGGAGTTGTTTCTGGATTGCATAACGGAGCCAAATGAGAAGCTTGTTGAGTTTGGGATCGGAGGGATCTGCAATGCAT ACCCAGCAAATGCTGCTGTTGTTTGCCAATGTGGCGGGTTACCTTTGGTCATACAATGTTTATCTAGCCCAGCTCGAAACACA GTGAATTATGCCCTTGGAGCATTGTATTATCTCTGTTATGGATCTTTCAAAGAAGAGATCTTGAAACCCGAAGTTGTGGAACTTATAGAAAAGTATGCGGCAACTGATACTAGTGTGAGTTTCAGAAACCTGGCTAATGCCTTTTTGGATGCGCATGTGAAGCAAAGGTGA
- the LOC120272755 gene encoding armadillo repeat-containing protein 7 isoform X1, producing MFTNDRRQAERTGRHGTPRSQYLQELVTQFQNTNNEEAKEKIVAHLANFAYDPYNYAFLRQLNVLELFLDCITEPNEKLVEFGIGGICNACADPANAAVVCQCGGLPLVIQCLSSPARNTVNYALGALYYLCYGSFKEEILKPEVVELIEKYAATDTSVSFRNLANAFLDAHVKQR from the exons ATGTTTACCAATGATCGGCGGCAGGCGGAGCGGACGGGGAGGCACGGAACCCCCAGATCCCAATACCTCCAG GAGCTCGTGACCCAATTTCAGAACACAAACAATGAGG AGGCCAAGGAAAAGATTGTTGCTCATTTGGCTAACTTTGCATATGATCCTTACAACTATGCATTTCTTCGCCAG CTTAATGTCTTGGAGTTGTTTCTGGATTGCATAACGGAGCCAAATGAGAAGCTTGTTGAGTTTGGGATCGGAGGGATCTGCAATGCATGTGCTG ACCCAGCAAATGCTGCTGTTGTTTGCCAATGTGGCGGGTTACCTTTGGTCATACAATGTTTATCTAGCCCAGCTCGAAACACA GTGAATTATGCCCTTGGAGCATTGTATTATCTCTGTTATGGATCTTTCAAAGAAGAGATCTTGAAACCCGAAGTTGTGGAACTTATAGAAAAGTATGCGGCAACTGATACTAGTGTGAGTTTCAGAAACCTGGCTAATGCCTTTTTGGATGCGCATGTGAAGCAAAGGTGA